A DNA window from Caretta caretta isolate rCarCar2 chromosome 7, rCarCar1.hap1, whole genome shotgun sequence contains the following coding sequences:
- the EMC3 gene encoding ER membrane protein complex subunit 3 isoform X3 — MSEPELLLDSNIRLWVVLPIVFITFFVGMIRHYVSILLQSDKKLTREQVSDSQVLIRSRVLRENGKYIPKQSFLTRKYFFNNPEDGFFKKTKRKVVPPSPMTDPTMLTDMMKGNVTNVLPMILIGGWINMTFSGFVTRGSCVEDDERNTSEHAGSSEESILNMQDSEDYPPSRSPSFSIVSELSANSSVSVTSCMSHSQSTSPVAKRKKKIYHPEISL; from the exons ATGAGCGAaccagagctgctgctggactCCAATATCCGGTTATGGGTGGTTCTTCCAATTGTTTTCATAACATTCTTTGTTGGGATGATTCGTCACTACGTGTCCATCTTGCTCCAAAGTGACAAAAAGCTCACTAGGGAACAAGTGTCTGACAG cCAAGTCCTAATTCGAAGCAGAGTCCtcagagaaaatggaaaatacaTTCCAAAACAG tctTTCCTGACACGGAAGTATTTCTTCAATAACCCAGaggatggattttttaaaaaaacaaaaaggaaggtaGTGCCCCCTTCTCCAATGACAG ATCCTACTATGCTGACGGATATGATGAAAGGGAATGTAACCAATGTTCTACCCATGATCCTTATCGGCGGTTGGATCAACATGACGTTCTCGGGCTTTGTAACAA gaggaagctgcgttgaagatgatgaaaggaacacgtctgaacatgcaggatcttcag aagaatccatcctcaacatgcaggattctgaagactatccaccttcaagatcaccatcattttctatagtttcagagttatctgccaattctagtgtttcagtcacatcatgtatgtcacatagccaaagtacatcacctgtagcaaaaagaaaaaaaaaaatctatcatccAGAAATAAGTTTGTGA
- the EMC3 gene encoding ER membrane protein complex subunit 3 isoform X4 has translation MSEPELLLDSNIRLWVVLPIVFITFFVGMIRHYVSILLQSDKKLTREQVSDSQVLIRSRVLRENGKYIPKQSFLTRKYFFNNPEDGFFKKTKRKVVPPSPMTDPTMLTDMMKGNVTNVLPMILIGGWINMTFSGFVTRGSCVEDDERNTSEHAGSSESILNMQDSEDYPPSRSPSFSIVSELSANSSVSVTSCMSHSQSTSPVAKRKKKIYHPEISL, from the exons ATGAGCGAaccagagctgctgctggactCCAATATCCGGTTATGGGTGGTTCTTCCAATTGTTTTCATAACATTCTTTGTTGGGATGATTCGTCACTACGTGTCCATCTTGCTCCAAAGTGACAAAAAGCTCACTAGGGAACAAGTGTCTGACAG cCAAGTCCTAATTCGAAGCAGAGTCCtcagagaaaatggaaaatacaTTCCAAAACAG tctTTCCTGACACGGAAGTATTTCTTCAATAACCCAGaggatggattttttaaaaaaacaaaaaggaaggtaGTGCCCCCTTCTCCAATGACAG ATCCTACTATGCTGACGGATATGATGAAAGGGAATGTAACCAATGTTCTACCCATGATCCTTATCGGCGGTTGGATCAACATGACGTTCTCGGGCTTTGTAACAA gaggaagctgcgttgaagatgatgaaaggaacacgtctgaacatgcaggatcttcag aatccatcctcaacatgcaggattctgaagactatccaccttcaagatcaccatcattttctatagtttcagagttatctgccaattctagtgtttcagtcacatcatgtatgtcacatagccaaagtacatcacctgtagcaaaaagaaaaaaaaaaatctatcatccAGAAATAAGTTTGTGA